Genomic DNA from Plutella xylostella chromosome 13, ilPluXylo3.1, whole genome shotgun sequence:
tcaaatcttTATGTTTGATAGGATTTTACATAATAGAAATAAAGGCAGGCCACTTGCAGCCTGCAGGccattatatattattgtacCTGTGTATGCATATGCAATATTGAGTCTCAGTTTGTTGTTGTGCCTTGTTTCCAACATGACTCTGGACACTGTGGCTTGAAGGTCTTTGGGTAATAATGACAGCCGGCCAGCTATGTGTAGACGCACTCCCCATTCATTGATTTGTTCACTGAAAATTAAAAGATAGACATTTTATGAACAGAtggtaacaaaataaatacaagttgGTGTTGTACATTTGTCATACTTAAACTTTTGAatgcattttaaaaatattgaaaagtcTTATGTGTGGTATtgaaaatacttacatttcaTTGAGTAAACTCCTGAATTTTTCCCTTGCCAAGTCCATCAACTCCTTGACTTCCTGCTCACTTCTTTTGAAGTTCTCAATACTGAATGCATAAACAGTAACTTCTGGGATACCAAGATCCAAACACCACTGAAAAAagttaagtttttatattCTAGTATGAAATGAATTTATACCTAATGTGCAGGGAGAAACAGTAGAGAGTTAGAGAGATACCTTGAGAGTTTCTGAAAGTTTATTAAAGCCACGGTGGTGCCCCACTCCGCACACGACTTTGTGCTTCTTTGCATAACGACGATTCCCGTCCATTATAAAGGCTATATGCTGAGGTACGCGCCCTGTTTTTACAACTTTAATACAAAATAGGTGTAAAAATGATACACAATTTTCATTAACCCACGAAGACATTTTACCTAAT
This window encodes:
- the LOC105386183 gene encoding dehydrodolichyl diphosphate synthase complex subunit DHDDS codes for the protein MSSWVNENCVSFLHLFCIKVVKTGRVPQHIAFIMDGNRRYAKKHKVVCGVGHHRGFNKLSETLKWCLDLGIPEVTVYAFSIENFKRSEQEVKELMDLAREKFRSLLNEIEQINEWGVRLHIAGRLSLLPKDLQATVSRVMLETRHNNKLRLNIAYAYTARDEISRAASQLVKGVKENELSVDDIDADLISQTLELGEPDLLVRTSGEVRLSDFMLWQISKRTVLYFTEVLWPEFSIWNLLAAILHFQRHAPEIEDDPPIVQRQQDFLEKIETKRWQDLEKLVGC